In Phoenix dactylifera cultivar Barhee BC4 chromosome 11, palm_55x_up_171113_PBpolish2nd_filt_p, whole genome shotgun sequence, the following are encoded in one genomic region:
- the LOC103722449 gene encoding WAT1-related protein At5g64700-like isoform X3, with product MNNAKVYLVAVLISLIRVGMQILTKAAFNTGMSTTVFVFYRQASAALFLTPIAFVLERKRAPPLPFMVCFKIFMLAFLGLAVYFNILSLALDYTSATLAAAMINFIPVLTFIFAVLFGMEAIKLRSRKGIAKVSGVVLCLAGILTMAFYKGPHLKSFIHHSLLGQGHSHSDRSHSHSHNTWILGTFLMTIAASTLSLWMVLQGPVLQEYPSKLLFTTLQCHFGTAQSFFIALASERDFSRWKLGSDINLIAVGYGSIIGIGVSYYLQSWTIEKRGPVFLAMFMPLTLVITMILSSFLLAEQIGLGRWKPDGRRPLQCSLGKE from the exons ATGAACAACGCAAAGGTTTATCTGGTTGCTGTCCTGATAAGTTTGATACGTGTCGGCATGCAGATTCTCACCAAGGCTGCCTTCAATACAGGCATGAGCACTACTGTTTTTGTGTTCTATAGACAAGCATCTGCAGCTCTGTTCTTGACACCTATCGCATTTGTACTTGAAAG GAAAAGAGCTCCACCACTACCATTTATGGTTTGCTTCAAGATTTTCATGCTAGCTTTCTTGGG GCTTGCGGTTTACTTCAACATACTCTCCCTGGCTCTTGATTATACTTCAGCAACATTGGCAGCTGCAATGATAAATTTCATTCCTGTGCTTACCTTCATTTTTGCTGTTCTATTTGG AATGGAAGctatcaagttaaggagtcgtAAAGGGATTGCAAAAGTTTCTGGAGTAGTGCTCTGCCTAGCCGGTATTTTGACAATGGCCTTCTACAAAGGACCTCACTTGAAATCCTTTATCCACCATTCCCTCCTTGGCCAAGGACATAGCCACAGCGATCGAAGTCACAGCCATTCTCACAATACATGGATCTTGGGAACCTTCCTCATGACCATTGCCGCTTCAACATTGTCTTTGTGGATGGTGCTACAG GGACCTGTGTTGCAAGAGTATCCTTCCAAGCTTCTATTCACTACCCTACAGTGCCACTTTGGCACCGCTCAATCATTCTTCATAGCACTGGCTTCTGAGAGGGACTTCTCTCGGTGGAAGTTGGGCTCCGACATCAATCTAATCGCAGTGGGTTATGGT AGCATCATTGGCATTGGAGTTTCATATTACTTGCAGTCATGGACCATTGAGAAAAGAGGGCCAGTTTTCTTAGCCATGTTCATGCCGTTAACTCTAGTCATCACCATGATACTCTCTTCATTTCTCCTAGCAGAACAAATTGGTTTGGGAAG GTGGAAGCCTGATGGTCGGAGGCCTTTACAGTGTTCTCTGGGGAAAGAGTAA
- the LOC103722449 gene encoding WAT1-related protein At5g64700-like isoform X2: protein MNNAKVYLVAVLISLIRVGMQILTKAAFNTGMSTTVFVFYRQASAALFLTPIAFVLERKRAPPLPFMVCFKIFMLAFLGLAVYFNILSLALDYTSATLAAAMINFIPVLTFIFAVLFGMEAIKLRSRKGIAKVSGVVLCLAGILTMAFYKGPHLKSFIHHSLLGQGHSHSDRSHSHSHNTWILGTFLMTIAASTLSLWMVLQGPVLQEYPSKLLFTTLQCHFGTAQSFFIALASERDFSRWKLGSDINLIAVGYGSWTIEKRGPVFLAMFMPLTLVITMILSSFLLAEQIGLGSVLGGSLMVGGLYSVLWGKSKEHADSNIQMREDGESCLEEKKIAPSVETTQAT from the exons ATGAACAACGCAAAGGTTTATCTGGTTGCTGTCCTGATAAGTTTGATACGTGTCGGCATGCAGATTCTCACCAAGGCTGCCTTCAATACAGGCATGAGCACTACTGTTTTTGTGTTCTATAGACAAGCATCTGCAGCTCTGTTCTTGACACCTATCGCATTTGTACTTGAAAG GAAAAGAGCTCCACCACTACCATTTATGGTTTGCTTCAAGATTTTCATGCTAGCTTTCTTGGG GCTTGCGGTTTACTTCAACATACTCTCCCTGGCTCTTGATTATACTTCAGCAACATTGGCAGCTGCAATGATAAATTTCATTCCTGTGCTTACCTTCATTTTTGCTGTTCTATTTGG AATGGAAGctatcaagttaaggagtcgtAAAGGGATTGCAAAAGTTTCTGGAGTAGTGCTCTGCCTAGCCGGTATTTTGACAATGGCCTTCTACAAAGGACCTCACTTGAAATCCTTTATCCACCATTCCCTCCTTGGCCAAGGACATAGCCACAGCGATCGAAGTCACAGCCATTCTCACAATACATGGATCTTGGGAACCTTCCTCATGACCATTGCCGCTTCAACATTGTCTTTGTGGATGGTGCTACAG GGACCTGTGTTGCAAGAGTATCCTTCCAAGCTTCTATTCACTACCCTACAGTGCCACTTTGGCACCGCTCAATCATTCTTCATAGCACTGGCTTCTGAGAGGGACTTCTCTCGGTGGAAGTTGGGCTCCGACATCAATCTAATCGCAGTGGGTTATGGT TCATGGACCATTGAGAAAAGAGGGCCAGTTTTCTTAGCCATGTTCATGCCGTTAACTCTAGTCATCACCATGATACTCTCTTCATTTCTCCTAGCAGAACAAATTGGTTTGGGAAG TGTTTTAGGTGGAAGCCTGATGGTCGGAGGCCTTTACAGTGTTCTCTGGGGAAAGAGTAAAGAACATGCTGATAGCAACATACAAATGAGGGAAGATGGAGAATCTTGCTTAGAGGAGAAAAAAATCGCACCATCAGTTGAGACTACACAAGCAACATAA
- the LOC103722449 gene encoding WAT1-related protein At5g64700-like isoform X1, producing the protein MNNAKVYLVAVLISLIRVGMQILTKAAFNTGMSTTVFVFYRQASAALFLTPIAFVLERKRAPPLPFMVCFKIFMLAFLGLAVYFNILSLALDYTSATLAAAMINFIPVLTFIFAVLFGMEAIKLRSRKGIAKVSGVVLCLAGILTMAFYKGPHLKSFIHHSLLGQGHSHSDRSHSHSHNTWILGTFLMTIAASTLSLWMVLQGPVLQEYPSKLLFTTLQCHFGTAQSFFIALASERDFSRWKLGSDINLIAVGYGSIIGIGVSYYLQSWTIEKRGPVFLAMFMPLTLVITMILSSFLLAEQIGLGSVLGGSLMVGGLYSVLWGKSKEHADSNIQMREDGESCLEEKKIAPSVETTQAT; encoded by the exons ATGAACAACGCAAAGGTTTATCTGGTTGCTGTCCTGATAAGTTTGATACGTGTCGGCATGCAGATTCTCACCAAGGCTGCCTTCAATACAGGCATGAGCACTACTGTTTTTGTGTTCTATAGACAAGCATCTGCAGCTCTGTTCTTGACACCTATCGCATTTGTACTTGAAAG GAAAAGAGCTCCACCACTACCATTTATGGTTTGCTTCAAGATTTTCATGCTAGCTTTCTTGGG GCTTGCGGTTTACTTCAACATACTCTCCCTGGCTCTTGATTATACTTCAGCAACATTGGCAGCTGCAATGATAAATTTCATTCCTGTGCTTACCTTCATTTTTGCTGTTCTATTTGG AATGGAAGctatcaagttaaggagtcgtAAAGGGATTGCAAAAGTTTCTGGAGTAGTGCTCTGCCTAGCCGGTATTTTGACAATGGCCTTCTACAAAGGACCTCACTTGAAATCCTTTATCCACCATTCCCTCCTTGGCCAAGGACATAGCCACAGCGATCGAAGTCACAGCCATTCTCACAATACATGGATCTTGGGAACCTTCCTCATGACCATTGCCGCTTCAACATTGTCTTTGTGGATGGTGCTACAG GGACCTGTGTTGCAAGAGTATCCTTCCAAGCTTCTATTCACTACCCTACAGTGCCACTTTGGCACCGCTCAATCATTCTTCATAGCACTGGCTTCTGAGAGGGACTTCTCTCGGTGGAAGTTGGGCTCCGACATCAATCTAATCGCAGTGGGTTATGGT AGCATCATTGGCATTGGAGTTTCATATTACTTGCAGTCATGGACCATTGAGAAAAGAGGGCCAGTTTTCTTAGCCATGTTCATGCCGTTAACTCTAGTCATCACCATGATACTCTCTTCATTTCTCCTAGCAGAACAAATTGGTTTGGGAAG TGTTTTAGGTGGAAGCCTGATGGTCGGAGGCCTTTACAGTGTTCTCTGGGGAAAGAGTAAAGAACATGCTGATAGCAACATACAAATGAGGGAAGATGGAGAATCTTGCTTAGAGGAGAAAAAAATCGCACCATCAGTTGAGACTACACAAGCAACATAA
- the LOC103722449 gene encoding WAT1-related protein At5g64700-like isoform X4, with product MNNAKVYLVAVLISLIRVGMQILTKAAFNTGMSTTVFVFYRQASAALFLTPIAFVLERKRAPPLPFMVCFKIFMLAFLGLAVYFNILSLALDYTSATLAAAMINFIPVLTFIFAVLFGMEAIKLRSRKGIAKVSGVVLCLAGILTMAFYKGPHLKSFIHHSLLGQGHSHSDRSHSHSHNTWILGTFLMTIAASTLSLWMVLQGPVLQEYPSKLLFTTLQCHFGTAQSFFIALASERDFSRWKLGSDINLIAVGYGSWTIEKRGPVFLAMFMPLTLVITMILSSFLLAEQIGLGRWKPDGRRPLQCSLGKE from the exons ATGAACAACGCAAAGGTTTATCTGGTTGCTGTCCTGATAAGTTTGATACGTGTCGGCATGCAGATTCTCACCAAGGCTGCCTTCAATACAGGCATGAGCACTACTGTTTTTGTGTTCTATAGACAAGCATCTGCAGCTCTGTTCTTGACACCTATCGCATTTGTACTTGAAAG GAAAAGAGCTCCACCACTACCATTTATGGTTTGCTTCAAGATTTTCATGCTAGCTTTCTTGGG GCTTGCGGTTTACTTCAACATACTCTCCCTGGCTCTTGATTATACTTCAGCAACATTGGCAGCTGCAATGATAAATTTCATTCCTGTGCTTACCTTCATTTTTGCTGTTCTATTTGG AATGGAAGctatcaagttaaggagtcgtAAAGGGATTGCAAAAGTTTCTGGAGTAGTGCTCTGCCTAGCCGGTATTTTGACAATGGCCTTCTACAAAGGACCTCACTTGAAATCCTTTATCCACCATTCCCTCCTTGGCCAAGGACATAGCCACAGCGATCGAAGTCACAGCCATTCTCACAATACATGGATCTTGGGAACCTTCCTCATGACCATTGCCGCTTCAACATTGTCTTTGTGGATGGTGCTACAG GGACCTGTGTTGCAAGAGTATCCTTCCAAGCTTCTATTCACTACCCTACAGTGCCACTTTGGCACCGCTCAATCATTCTTCATAGCACTGGCTTCTGAGAGGGACTTCTCTCGGTGGAAGTTGGGCTCCGACATCAATCTAATCGCAGTGGGTTATGGT TCATGGACCATTGAGAAAAGAGGGCCAGTTTTCTTAGCCATGTTCATGCCGTTAACTCTAGTCATCACCATGATACTCTCTTCATTTCTCCTAGCAGAACAAATTGGTTTGGGAAG GTGGAAGCCTGATGGTCGGAGGCCTTTACAGTGTTCTCTGGGGAAAGAGTAA
- the LOC120112447 gene encoding pentatricopeptide repeat-containing protein At3g22470, mitochondrial-like — protein MGWKIRRPMPATLRRRTLPPLSISVSPSRLRTLSFHLLSHSSSSSSSSTVTAELTSGPPSTAAALNPVLSALSKARRFEAALSLYHSSLHSGLKPDFTTLHIVLDCYCATRRTGLAFKVFDQIISLGYNPNCVTFTSLIKGFCRERKISEALRVFHDMKERGPSPNCFTYAILIGSVCGESNPELGLSLIRDMLVSRLEPNPFTYNLVFGSLCKIGKIEGAKNLYGRMTKLGVVGNVVSYTSFIVALCRERNLVEAKMAFSEMLEKDVSPDVVTYNTLIHGFCENGQFEDALKMVTEMIGHGIGPDMVTYTTVIKGLCKERRVKEALELIDVMNHQGLHPDKFTYGILFDGLCKDGRLDDAVRLFNHMKGSEFGDDVVCYNTLIDGFCKMGDMEGAYRLFEEISEKGLKHGVVTYNTLMDGYCKIGKSEVARELLCDMERSGLGPDVVTYTTLMCGYCKEGNLEQAGHLLDEMICRGLEPDAITYRVLADGIRRKGVFQEAESLMCRSK, from the coding sequence ATGGGATGGAAGATCCGGCGACCAATGCCCGCGACTCTTCGAAGAAGAacccttcctcctctttctaTCTCAGTCTCTCCTTCTCGCCTTCGAACTCTCTCCTTCCACCTCCTCTcccactcctcctcctcctcctcctcctccaccgtcACCGCTGAGCTAACCTCCGGACCCCCCTCCACCGCAGCTGCCCTCAACCCCGTCCTCTCCGCCCTTTCGAAAGCCCGCCGGTTCGAAGCTGCCCTCTCCCTCTACCACTCCTCGCTGCACTCGGGCCTGAAGCCCGACTTCACCACCCTTCACATCGTCCTCGACTGCTACTGTGCGACCCGCCGCACCGGCCTTGCGTTCAAGGTGTTCGACCAAATTATCTCCCTCGGTTACAATCCAAACTGTGTCACCTTCACTTCACTCATCAAGGGATTCTGCCGTGAAAGAAAGATTTCTGAAGCTTTAAGGGTTTTTCATGACatgaaggagagggggccgagcCCGAATTGCTTCACCTACGCTATTCTCATTGGTTCCGTGTGCGGCGAATCGAATCCCGAACTGGGCTTGAGTTTGATTCGTGACATGTTGGTGTCAAGATTGGAACCGAATCCTTTCACTTATAATTTAGTTTTTGGAAGTCTGTGTAAGATAGGGAAAATTGAAGGAGCGAAGAATCTTTACGGCAGGATGACAAAGTTGGGAGTAGTGGGTAATGTGGTCTCGTATACTAGTTTTATAGTTGCATTGTGCCGGGAGAGGAATTTGGTGGAAGCGAAGATGGCTTTTTCTGAGATGCTGGAGAAGGACGTATCTCCGGATGTTGTGACATACAATACTCTAATTCATGGCTTCTGTGAGAACGGGCAGTTCGAAGATGCCTTAAAAATGGTAACTGAGATGATAGGGCATGGGATCGGCCCGGACATGGTCACCTACACAACGGTCATTAAAGGGCTCTGCAAGGAGAGGAGAGTGAAAGAGGCATTGGAACTTATAGATGTGATGAATCATCAAGGGCTCCATCCTGACAAGTTCACGTATGGTATTCTATTCGATGGGTTGTGTAAAGATGGGAGATTGGATGATGCGGTCCGGCTCTTCAATCATATGAAAGGGAGTGAATTTGGAGATGATGTTGTTTGTTACAATACTTTGATTGATGGGTTCTGCAAAATGGGGGATATGGAAGGAGCTTATAGGCTTTTTGAGGAGATATCTGAGAAAGGGCTAAAGCATGGAGTGGTCACATACAACACCTTGATGGATGGGTACTGTAAAATTGGAAAAAGTGAGGTTGCACGGGAGCTATTATGTGACATGGAAAGATCTGGTCTTGGACCGGATGTAGTCACTTACACTACATTGATGTGTGGTTATTGCAAGGAAGGGAATCTTGAGCAGGCTGGGCATTTGCTCGATGAGATGATCTGTAGAGGACTCGAACCTGATGCTATCACATATAGAGTACTTGCAGATGGAATTCGTAGGAAGGGGGTCTTCCAAGAGGCAGAGAGTTTGATGTGCCGTTCAAAATGA